In the bacterium genome, one interval contains:
- a CDS encoding CopG family transcriptional regulator: MKSSTLTIRLDPDLDRLLTKASRRSGRNRSQVAREALRRQLRISQFERLRQRVMPFAEARGYLTDEDVFADVS, translated from the coding sequence ATGAAATCAAGCACGCTCACCATCCGGCTGGACCCGGACCTCGACCGGCTGCTGACCAAGGCAAGCCGCCGGTCCGGCCGGAACCGCAGTCAGGTCGCCCGGGAAGCCCTGCGCCGTCAGCTTCGCATCAGCCAGTTCGAGCGGCTGCGTCAGCGGGTGATGCCTTTTGCCGAGGCCCGCGGCTACCTGACTGATGAAGACGTGTTTGCCGACGTTTCGTGA
- a CDS encoding tetratricopeptide repeat protein: MDRFQRALELLKQHRLPEARQLLELQLDEEPANSDVLYNLGMLCTNMDEPDRAVELLRRCLELDPARTNAYVALGFALSRRGEMAAAKANFAKALELEPDNAYALRNLGGLLGKEGDYDKAIAHLRHALEKLPDDPLSLYGLGLCLFKQEQFEEADKYLRRYLALGKLPQTEDAKEMRREILNRDLHQQDLRPDAVFYCLGALELFKDKPDEYVREVTFEIGLLGRSGLDVNNPDRKYRLKCLPGEFSGLHLVSIMYVGFRRIDPSVDVGMDFAREYVAARKLFESDGAPGA, translated from the coding sequence ATGGACAGGTTCCAGCGAGCCCTCGAATTGCTGAAGCAGCACAGGCTTCCCGAGGCCCGGCAACTGCTTGAGCTCCAACTCGATGAAGAACCCGCAAACTCCGACGTCCTCTACAACCTCGGCATGCTTTGCACCAACATGGATGAGCCGGACCGCGCAGTCGAACTCCTCCGGCGCTGTCTTGAACTTGACCCGGCCAGGACCAACGCCTACGTGGCCCTCGGCTTCGCCCTGTCGCGCCGCGGCGAGATGGCCGCAGCCAAAGCCAACTTCGCTAAAGCCCTTGAGCTTGAGCCCGACAACGCCTATGCCCTGCGCAACCTCGGCGGCCTCCTCGGCAAGGAAGGCGACTACGACAAAGCGATAGCACACCTCCGGCACGCGCTCGAAAAGCTGCCCGATGACCCGCTCTCGCTCTACGGCCTCGGTCTCTGCCTGTTCAAGCAAGAGCAGTTCGAGGAAGCGGACAAATATCTCAGACGCTACCTCGCGCTCGGCAAGCTGCCCCAGACCGAAGACGCCAAAGAGATGCGGCGCGAGATCCTCAACCGCGACCTTCACCAGCAGGACTTGCGGCCCGATGCGGTCTTCTACTGCCTCGGCGCACTGGAGCTGTTCAAGGACAAGCCGGACGAGTACGTCCGCGAGGTCACGTTCGAGATCGGCCTGCTCGGCCGTTCCGGCCTCGACGTCAACAACCCCGACCGCAAGTACCGGCTCAAGTGCCTGCCCGGAGAATTCAGCGGCCTGCATCTCGTCAGCATCATGTACGTCGGCTTCCGCCGGATAGACCCCAGCGTCGACGTCGGCATGGACTTCGCCCGCGAATACGTGGCCGCCCGCAAGCTCTTCG
- a CDS encoding type IV toxin-antitoxin system AbiEi family antitoxin domain-containing protein, translated as MVERKKLATAFRAQGWVLTAAQLAGLGVYPRRQQELLAAGWMERVGRGLYRWQEADITEQHSLVIAQRLAPRGVVCLVSALVFHRLTTQRTPEVWMAFERDRDKPPARPAVRMHPVKFSGPAFREGIEQHRVEATELRVYSVAKTVVDCFKFRNKVGLDVALEALREGWRERRFVMDDITRLARLLRVANVMQPYIESLV; from the coding sequence ATGGTTGAGCGTAAGAAGCTTGCCACGGCGTTCCGCGCCCAGGGTTGGGTGCTGACGGCCGCTCAGCTTGCAGGGCTTGGCGTCTATCCGCGGCGGCAGCAGGAGCTGCTGGCTGCGGGCTGGATGGAGCGCGTCGGCCGCGGGCTCTATCGGTGGCAGGAGGCGGACATCACCGAGCAGCACAGTCTGGTCATCGCGCAGCGGCTGGCGCCGCGCGGCGTGGTTTGCCTGGTCTCTGCCCTCGTGTTCCACCGGCTGACGACCCAGCGAACGCCGGAGGTGTGGATGGCCTTTGAGCGAGACAGGGACAAGCCTCCGGCAAGACCGGCGGTCAGGATGCACCCGGTAAAGTTCTCCGGCCCCGCCTTCCGGGAGGGCATCGAGCAGCACCGGGTCGAGGCTACTGAGCTGCGCGTGTACTCGGTTGCCAAGACCGTGGTGGACTGTTTCAAGTTCCGGAACAAGGTCGGCTTGGACGTGGCGCTGGAGGCGCTGCGCGAGGGTTGGCGCGAGCGGCGGTTCGTGATGGATGATATCACGCGGCTGGCCCGTCTGCTCCGCGTAGCGAACGTCATGCAGCCATACATCGAGTCGCTGGTGTGA